A section of the Spirosoma pollinicola genome encodes:
- a CDS encoding LytR/AlgR family response regulator transcription factor: MSIKTLLIDDEQHNLDNLRALLAAYCPQVDVCATARNAETAKSLLYLHHPDLLFLDIQMPGQSGFDLLSSLHNSNVGVIFVTAYDQYAIQALRFAAVDYLLKPVNIDELQAAVERAYRQHRLKEQHQLLQNLVHLVQAGHHQEEQRIALATAKETRFVKTSVIIRCESSNNYTTFYLAGGETLLVCKPIYAYDDLLTDYGFIRCHQSHLVNKKFIKSWKKEFGDFLLLTDGAELPISRGKKEDLKKALRL, from the coding sequence ATGAGTATTAAAACCCTTTTGATTGATGACGAACAGCATAATCTGGATAATCTGCGAGCCCTATTAGCGGCCTACTGTCCACAAGTGGACGTATGTGCTACGGCCCGGAATGCGGAGACCGCTAAAAGCCTGCTCTATCTTCACCACCCTGATTTGCTGTTTCTGGATATACAAATGCCGGGACAAAGCGGCTTCGATTTGTTAAGCAGCCTGCACAATAGTAATGTTGGGGTGATATTTGTAACGGCCTACGATCAGTATGCCATACAGGCCCTCCGGTTTGCCGCAGTCGATTACCTGTTAAAACCGGTAAATATTGATGAATTACAAGCGGCTGTAGAGCGAGCGTATAGGCAGCATCGTCTTAAAGAGCAGCATCAATTACTTCAGAACCTGGTGCATTTAGTGCAGGCAGGCCATCATCAGGAAGAACAGCGAATTGCTTTAGCAACGGCAAAAGAGACGCGCTTTGTAAAAACCAGTGTAATTATTCGATGTGAATCGTCTAATAATTACACGACATTTTACCTGGCCGGTGGCGAAACACTTCTGGTGTGCAAGCCCATTTATGCGTATGACGATTTATTAACCGACTATGGTTTTATACGCTGCCATCAATCGCATCTGGTCAATAAAAAGTTTATCAAGAGCTGGAAAAAGGAGTTTGGTGACTTTTTGTTGTTGACTGACGGGGCAGAATTGCCAATATCCAGAGGTAAAAAAGAAGACTTGAAAAAAGCGTTGCGTTTGTAA
- a CDS encoding 7-carboxy-7-deazaguanine synthase QueE — protein sequence MNSLLAVEATALPVMEAFYTIQGEGAHTGRAAYFIRLGGCDVGCHWCDVKESWDAEAHPKLSIDSLVDGALQYPGRMAVITGGEPLMHDLTELTAALQTAGFQTNIETSGVCQAVTGSWDWICFSPKKFKKPNPAIYDKADELKVIIYNQSDFAFAESFVPYLRPGCKLFLQTEWSRSNEMLPRIVDYVKDHPQWQISLQTHKYLDIP from the coding sequence ATGAACTCACTTTTGGCCGTGGAAGCGACCGCCCTGCCCGTTATGGAAGCGTTTTATACGATTCAGGGTGAGGGAGCGCATACAGGTCGGGCGGCTTACTTTATACGGCTTGGCGGCTGCGATGTGGGCTGCCACTGGTGCGATGTAAAAGAATCGTGGGACGCTGAGGCTCACCCAAAATTGTCTATTGATTCGCTGGTTGACGGTGCCCTGCAATACCCCGGCCGTATGGCGGTCATTACGGGTGGGGAACCACTCATGCACGACCTGACCGAGCTAACGGCAGCTTTACAAACGGCTGGCTTTCAAACCAATATTGAAACCTCTGGCGTATGCCAGGCCGTTACGGGCTCCTGGGACTGGATTTGTTTTTCTCCCAAGAAATTCAAAAAGCCCAATCCCGCTATTTATGACAAAGCCGACGAACTGAAAGTTATCATTTATAATCAGTCCGATTTCGCCTTTGCCGAGTCGTTTGTGCCTTATTTGCGACCCGGTTGCAAACTCTTTTTGCAAACCGAATGGAGTCGTTCCAATGAAATGCTGCCTCGCATCGTTGATTATGTAAAAGATCATCCGCAATGGCAAATTTCGTTGCAGACACACAAGTATCTGGATATTCCATAG
- a CDS encoding peptide deformylase: protein MKHLADLLLLGDLRLYETCEPVLESDLPQLMNWVADLHNVMEEIRSTYQFGRGIAAPQLGIMKRLIYLNVDRPQVIINPELVAVSEETDELWDDCMSFPNLLVRVRRHRNVTLTYRDEHWQLHTWTVTDWPISELIQHEYDHLNGVLCTMRAVDEQAFKWRPTPQSHP, encoded by the coding sequence ATGAAACACCTCGCCGACCTCTTACTCCTGGGCGACCTTCGCCTGTACGAAACCTGCGAGCCCGTTCTGGAATCAGACTTACCACAGCTAATGAACTGGGTAGCCGATCTGCACAACGTTATGGAGGAAATTCGGTCGACATATCAATTTGGCAGGGGTATTGCGGCTCCTCAACTGGGTATTATGAAACGGTTGATCTACCTGAATGTAGACCGCCCTCAGGTAATTATCAACCCTGAATTGGTGGCTGTTAGTGAAGAAACCGACGAACTCTGGGACGATTGCATGAGCTTTCCAAACCTGTTAGTGCGTGTTCGGCGGCACCGCAACGTAACGCTGACCTACCGGGATGAACACTGGCAACTCCACACCTGGACCGTTACCGATTGGCCAATATCGGAGTTGATTCAGCATGAATATGACCACCTGAATGGCGTTCTCTGTACCATGCGAGCCGTTGACGAACAAGCCTTTAAATGGCGTCCAACACCTCAATCGCACCCTTAA
- a CDS encoding carboxylesterase/lipase family protein: MKPSRRNFLQSLGVGVASLGVSQQATAVGLKPPKIAKPTADDQVLLVGDKIAIANTEHGKVRGFILRGINQFLGIPYGADTAGKNRFMPPQKPTAWTEIRPALWWGNSAPQIMEKRYSNVYASFVDHWNYDDVSEDCLKLNVWTPAIDTQKRPVIVWLHGGGFVNGNAIEQDGYHGENISRLGNVVFCSINHRLGALGYSDLKAAGGNPASGNVGNLDMVAALEWVKNNITNFGGDPTNVTIIGQSGGGAKVTTLMNMPSAKGLFHKAVALSGSSLAGTNKEYAEKLGMKIMEEAGLKSGEIDKLQQIPWREYIDIANRATEKMADEAKKMGIQRGGYAPVGDGVTLKEGPFFTDPNHFSASIPLMICSTFHEQNPDRTDASLESISLAEVKEKLKSRFGDKTSDVVDAYARNFPKARPIEIWALVVSNRKNAIATADAKVSGQKAPVYVAWFGWQPPLFDGRMRAFHCDDICFWFYNTDLMLTHTGGGKRPRALSEKMAGSFLNFVKTGNPNGGGLPAWKPYTVQNGETMVLDDTPALVNDPDREARKALV, encoded by the coding sequence ATGAAACCGTCAAGACGTAATTTCTTACAATCACTCGGGGTTGGCGTGGCCAGTTTGGGTGTCTCTCAACAAGCCACCGCCGTTGGATTAAAACCGCCAAAAATAGCAAAGCCAACGGCCGACGATCAGGTTTTGTTAGTAGGCGACAAGATAGCGATCGCCAACACAGAACACGGAAAAGTCAGAGGGTTCATTCTCCGGGGCATAAACCAATTTCTGGGCATACCCTACGGAGCCGATACCGCTGGAAAGAATCGGTTTATGCCCCCGCAAAAACCAACCGCCTGGACCGAGATTCGGCCTGCCCTCTGGTGGGGAAACTCGGCTCCCCAGATTATGGAAAAACGGTACTCAAATGTCTATGCTTCCTTTGTCGATCACTGGAATTATGACGATGTATCGGAAGATTGTCTGAAACTCAATGTCTGGACACCCGCCATTGATACCCAAAAACGGCCCGTAATCGTCTGGCTGCACGGGGGGGGCTTCGTGAATGGTAACGCCATTGAACAGGACGGTTATCATGGCGAGAATATTTCTCGCCTGGGTAATGTCGTTTTCTGCTCCATAAACCACCGGCTCGGTGCGCTGGGCTACAGTGATCTAAAAGCGGCTGGTGGCAATCCGGCATCGGGCAATGTCGGTAATCTGGATATGGTGGCAGCCCTCGAATGGGTTAAAAACAACATCACCAACTTTGGGGGCGATCCAACTAACGTCACCATCATCGGTCAGTCGGGTGGGGGAGCCAAGGTGACGACGCTAATGAATATGCCATCGGCGAAAGGGCTGTTTCATAAGGCGGTTGCCTTGAGCGGCAGTTCGCTGGCAGGCACCAATAAAGAATACGCAGAAAAGCTGGGGATGAAAATTATGGAAGAAGCTGGTCTCAAGTCTGGCGAAATAGACAAGCTCCAGCAAATTCCGTGGCGTGAATATATCGACATTGCCAATCGGGCAACGGAGAAAATGGCCGATGAAGCCAAAAAGATGGGTATTCAACGGGGTGGCTATGCCCCCGTTGGCGATGGCGTTACACTGAAAGAAGGGCCTTTCTTCACCGACCCGAATCACTTCTCGGCCAGTATTCCTCTGATGATCTGTTCCACCTTTCATGAGCAAAACCCCGACCGGACAGATGCCAGTCTGGAAAGTATTTCGCTGGCTGAGGTGAAAGAAAAACTCAAATCCCGCTTTGGCGATAAGACTAGCGACGTCGTTGATGCCTACGCCAGAAACTTCCCAAAAGCACGCCCTATCGAGATATGGGCGTTAGTTGTCTCTAACCGGAAGAATGCCATTGCCACCGCCGATGCGAAAGTGTCGGGCCAGAAAGCCCCCGTTTATGTGGCCTGGTTTGGCTGGCAGCCACCCCTGTTCGATGGTCGGATGCGGGCGTTCCACTGCGACGACATCTGTTTCTGGTTCTACAACACCGATCTGATGCTGACCCACACAGGGGGAGGCAAACGGCCCAGAGCGTTATCGGAAAAGATGGCGGGCTCCTTCCTTAACTTTGTAAAAACCGGCAATCCAAACGGAGGAGGTTTGCCCGCCTGGAAACCCTATACAGTCCAGAATGGCGAAACGATGGTGCTGGATGATACCCCCGCGCTGGTAAATGACCCTGACCGGGAGGCCCGGAAAGCGTTGGTGTAA
- the hisG gene encoding ATP phosphoribosyltransferase → MSSVLRIALQKSGRLSEDSYQLFKECGIRFDYGTGKLKSVSSNFPAEFLFLRDDDIPGYVEDGVADLGIVGENVAVETGRPVTTVHKLGFSKCRLSIAIPRGTEWSGIQDLHGKNIATSYPNLLGNYLAGEGVQAEIHEISGSVEIAPSIGLAEAVCDIVSSGSTLLSNGLKEVETIFRSEAILIARPELAADKQALLDKLLFRIKSVQAAKNNKYIVLNAPNHALDQITALLPGMKSPTVTPLATEGWSSVHSVLNENEFWENIEAIRAAGAEGILVIPIEKMIY, encoded by the coding sequence ATGTCTTCTGTATTACGTATTGCCCTGCAAAAATCCGGTCGGTTGAGCGAAGATTCGTATCAGCTTTTTAAAGAGTGCGGCATCCGTTTCGATTACGGAACGGGTAAACTTAAATCGGTTTCCTCTAACTTTCCTGCCGAGTTCCTGTTCCTGCGCGACGATGATATTCCAGGTTATGTCGAAGATGGCGTAGCCGATCTGGGGATCGTTGGCGAGAACGTGGCCGTTGAAACAGGTCGTCCCGTTACGACAGTTCATAAACTGGGCTTCTCTAAATGCCGCCTGTCCATTGCCATTCCGCGCGGTACCGAGTGGTCGGGTATCCAGGATCTGCATGGGAAAAACATTGCTACATCATACCCCAATCTGCTTGGCAATTACCTGGCTGGTGAGGGTGTACAGGCCGAAATTCACGAAATCAGCGGGTCGGTTGAGATTGCGCCGAGCATCGGTCTGGCCGAAGCCGTTTGCGATATCGTCAGTTCGGGAAGTACGCTGTTGAGCAATGGGTTAAAAGAAGTGGAAACGATTTTTCGGTCAGAAGCCATCCTGATCGCCCGCCCCGAACTTGCTGCCGATAAACAGGCGTTACTTGATAAGCTGTTGTTCCGTATCAAGTCGGTGCAGGCGGCAAAAAATAACAAATACATTGTGTTGAATGCGCCCAACCATGCGCTCGACCAGATTACCGCTTTATTGCCCGGTATGAAAAGCCCAACAGTAACGCCCCTGGCTACTGAAGGCTGGAGTTCGGTACATTCGGTGTTGAACGAAAATGAATTCTGGGAAAACATTGAAGCCATTCGGGCCGCTGGTGCCGAAGGGATTCTGGTGATCCCGATTGAGAAAATGATTTATTGA
- a CDS encoding aminotransferase class V-fold PLP-dependent enzyme: MLDLATVRVDTPGVQHVIHFNNAGASLMPQSVIDAMTNHIALEAQIGGYEAAAQQKDAIQAFYSATASLLNTTADNIAATANATDAYARALSAIPFQQGDVILTTTNDYVSNQIAFLSLQKRFGVEVVRAADEASGGVSVSDMADKIKSLRPRLVAVTHVPTNSGLVQPVEAVGQLCREHDVLYLVDACQSVGQLPVDVRQIHCDFLTATCRKFLRGPRGMGFLYVSDNVLSANMAPLFVDLHGASWASADTFELEPTAKRFEDWEFPYALVLGAAEAHRYALAVGVAAIAERNLQLCKTLRTQLALVPGVRLLDEGDQLSSIIILYSERKSAEEIKAALSAEHINVSISPHGAAILDFDRKGMLTAAIRISPHYFNTDEEITTLVTTLKRILA; the protein is encoded by the coding sequence ATGCTTGATCTCGCTACCGTCCGCGTTGATACGCCCGGCGTTCAACACGTCATACATTTTAATAATGCGGGCGCATCGCTGATGCCGCAATCAGTGATCGACGCCATGACGAATCATATTGCGCTGGAAGCTCAGATTGGTGGCTATGAAGCCGCAGCACAGCAGAAAGACGCTATTCAGGCGTTTTACAGCGCAACGGCCTCTTTACTAAACACGACTGCCGACAACATAGCCGCTACCGCCAATGCTACGGATGCCTATGCCCGTGCACTATCGGCAATTCCGTTTCAACAGGGCGATGTGATTCTGACGACCACCAACGATTACGTGTCCAATCAAATCGCCTTTTTGTCGTTACAAAAACGGTTTGGTGTCGAGGTCGTTCGGGCGGCTGATGAAGCATCGGGCGGGGTATCGGTGAGTGATATGGCCGATAAAATCAAATCGCTTCGGCCACGGCTTGTTGCTGTAACGCACGTGCCGACGAACTCCGGGCTGGTTCAGCCCGTCGAAGCAGTTGGTCAGCTTTGCCGTGAGCATGATGTGCTGTATCTGGTAGACGCCTGCCAGTCGGTGGGGCAGTTGCCGGTCGATGTTCGCCAGATTCACTGTGATTTCCTGACGGCAACCTGCCGAAAGTTTCTGCGTGGTCCACGCGGCATGGGATTTCTGTACGTCTCCGACAACGTTTTATCTGCCAATATGGCTCCCTTATTTGTCGATCTTCACGGCGCATCCTGGGCGTCGGCAGATACATTTGAACTGGAGCCAACGGCCAAACGATTTGAAGATTGGGAGTTTCCATACGCCCTCGTGCTGGGTGCCGCCGAAGCCCATCGGTACGCCCTTGCTGTAGGGGTAGCCGCTATTGCCGAACGGAACTTGCAGCTTTGCAAAACACTGCGAACCCAACTGGCCCTGGTACCGGGCGTGCGTTTGCTGGATGAAGGCGATCAGTTGTCCAGCATTATCATCCTGTATAGTGAGCGCAAATCGGCGGAGGAGATAAAAGCCGCGTTATCTGCCGAACACATCAATGTGTCGATAAGCCCGCACGGAGCCGCTATTCTGGATTTTGATCGAAAAGGTATGCTAACAGCCGCCATTCGTATTTCGCCCCATTATTTCAATACCGACGAAGAGATTACTACCCTGGTTACCACGCTGAAACGCATCCTGGCATGA
- a CDS encoding Na+/H+ antiporter, with amino-acid sequence MQGLFIEYVYLILIILALVMLANKLRLAYPIVLVVGGLALSLTDEFSTITIDPDLVFFIFLPPLLFEAAWQTSWKEFWKWRRVITSFAFPIVILTSCVIAVVSQAFIPGFTLALGFLLGGIISPPDAISATTIMRQVNVPKSLVSIAEGESLLNDASSLIVFRFALAAVITGQFNLQEAATSFGLVVFMGIGIGLLVGIILYAILRWLPTTPSIEIVLTLVTPYCMYYAAEHFHFSGVLAVVSGGLLLSNKRQSMLSYQSRLQGVNVWTNIVFVMNGLVFLLIGLQLPPIVRQLGDVSLPSAIGYGLVISVVLMVTRLLCTYGAALFTRFASRFITVADPNPEWSGPLILGWAGMRGVVSLAAALSIPLVVGAGQPFPHRNLILFITFVVILVTLVFQGLTLPLLIKKVNLQGMQNAIPERRQELIIQQAITRTSLHFLEKTELSNEHIANLNERLSIDSRLLSQELHEPDKTRITNLMTFQRTYLELLQQQRTTLIDMNHKMEFDEDLIRKYLSLVDLEELKVREKLVQEDTTSI; translated from the coding sequence ATGCAAGGTCTTTTCATTGAATATGTATACCTCATCCTGATTATTCTGGCGCTGGTGATGCTGGCCAATAAGCTTCGCCTGGCTTATCCTATTGTGCTGGTAGTAGGCGGATTAGCACTCAGCCTTACAGACGAATTTTCAACAATTACCATCGACCCGGATCTGGTTTTCTTTATTTTTCTACCGCCACTTTTGTTTGAAGCGGCCTGGCAGACATCCTGGAAAGAGTTTTGGAAATGGCGTCGGGTTATTACCAGTTTTGCCTTTCCCATTGTTATCCTGACCTCCTGCGTGATTGCCGTGGTATCGCAGGCATTCATTCCGGGCTTCACGCTGGCATTAGGCTTTCTCCTGGGTGGCATCATCTCGCCACCCGATGCCATTTCGGCAACGACCATTATGCGGCAGGTAAACGTACCTAAGTCGCTGGTGAGTATTGCCGAGGGCGAAAGCCTGCTCAACGATGCATCGTCCCTGATCGTGTTTCGGTTTGCGCTGGCTGCCGTCATAACCGGGCAATTCAACTTGCAGGAAGCCGCTACCAGTTTTGGTCTGGTCGTTTTTATGGGCATCGGCATTGGCCTGTTGGTGGGTATCATTCTATATGCCATTCTTCGCTGGCTGCCAACTACGCCCAGTATCGAAATCGTGCTAACGCTCGTAACGCCTTACTGCATGTATTATGCGGCAGAGCATTTTCACTTTTCGGGCGTGCTGGCGGTGGTTAGCGGGGGGCTGTTGCTATCGAACAAGCGACAAAGTATGTTAAGCTACCAGAGTCGGCTTCAGGGCGTAAACGTGTGGACCAATATTGTTTTTGTCATGAACGGACTGGTGTTTTTGCTTATCGGTCTTCAGTTGCCCCCTATTGTCAGGCAGCTTGGCGATGTAAGTCTACCCAGCGCCATTGGCTATGGACTTGTCATTTCGGTCGTGCTGATGGTAACCCGGCTGTTGTGTACGTATGGCGCAGCGCTTTTCACCCGCTTTGCCAGCCGCTTTATCACCGTGGCCGACCCAAATCCTGAATGGAGCGGCCCCCTAATTTTAGGCTGGGCCGGAATGCGTGGGGTAGTATCGCTGGCCGCAGCTCTGTCAATACCGTTAGTTGTTGGCGCAGGTCAGCCTTTCCCGCACCGCAACCTGATTCTCTTTATCACATTCGTTGTCATTCTGGTAACCCTTGTTTTTCAAGGATTAACTCTGCCTTTGCTGATTAAAAAAGTAAACTTACAGGGTATGCAAAACGCGATTCCAGAAAGGAGGCAAGAACTTATCATCCAACAGGCAATTACCCGGACTTCACTTCATTTTTTAGAAAAAACAGAACTTTCCAATGAACACATTGCCAATCTGAACGAACGGTTATCAATTGATTCCCGATTACTCAGCCAGGAACTGCACGAACCGGACAAAACCCGAATAACGAACCTTATGACGTTTCAACGGACTTACCTGGAACTGCTTCAACAGCAACGAACCACACTGATCGATATGAACCATAAGATGGAATTTGATGAAGATTTGATTCGGAAATACCTCTCACTGGTCGATCTTGAAGAACTAAAAGTGCGCGAAAAACTGGTTCAGGAGGATACGACCTCTATTTAG
- a CDS encoding sensor histidine kinase — translation MKTIIVLLIGWLYTAVSAQAQINWDDYSQSYTEGATGKSPSVGLVLALRKGNDFLWSIRKTSDHFFALEKDSAFHQLRPKELLARTTFDTARAQFFLHGVGPKNANLFQFRVIEYPGNRVLVPWRGISQFTDSTLIRDSDNPQMAYLGGYRTRFGSMLILDVRKVATDQIVATSLVAWESIKPVITNIYTSETIDQFLKKLQFPWAAIKETTDQQSPVLVVPSTNTNIVFVLRGTIFYKEQIQYELIRNSSIYTPWRFNDYDNSFVWLKDFPPGNYVLKIRFSAQPQNIDEYRFDVLPAWYQTNLFRISVGVFVAALLGACLFLLLFIGQRRKTQQEQFDKTRSQLELKAIYAQLNPHFVFNALSSIQGLINKQDIKGANSYLSDFARLLRESLKHSHKDELSLHEEIQTLDTYLKLEQLRFGFQYTINVDTTINVYETSLPVLLLQPLVENAVKHGVASLQEKGVINVTISRVDHTMLVSITDNGQGYMEDKLTPGMGLKLTRDRIQLLNRLHPDQPITYAISNALPSGMQLTFTFKQWFL, via the coding sequence ATGAAAACGATAATCGTATTACTTATTGGATGGCTATATACTGCTGTTTCTGCACAAGCGCAAATCAACTGGGACGACTATTCACAAAGCTATACAGAAGGAGCAACCGGGAAATCACCATCGGTTGGTTTGGTTTTAGCCTTGCGTAAAGGCAACGATTTTCTATGGTCGATACGGAAAACAAGCGACCATTTTTTTGCGCTGGAAAAGGATTCTGCTTTCCATCAGTTGCGCCCTAAAGAGCTACTGGCCCGCACTACGTTTGATACGGCTCGTGCACAGTTTTTTTTACATGGCGTTGGTCCGAAAAACGCAAACCTGTTCCAGTTTCGCGTAATCGAATACCCTGGTAATCGTGTTTTGGTGCCGTGGCGTGGTATCAGCCAATTTACAGATTCAACGCTAATTCGTGACTCAGACAATCCTCAAATGGCTTACCTGGGTGGTTACAGAACCCGCTTTGGCAGTATGCTGATTCTGGATGTTAGAAAAGTTGCCACCGACCAGATTGTGGCTACCTCGCTGGTTGCCTGGGAATCAATAAAACCGGTCATAACGAATATCTACACGTCCGAAACTATTGATCAGTTCCTGAAAAAGCTGCAATTCCCCTGGGCAGCGATTAAAGAAACAACAGACCAGCAGTCGCCAGTGCTTGTTGTACCTTCTACAAACACCAATATTGTGTTTGTGCTACGGGGAACAATTTTTTACAAGGAGCAGATACAATACGAATTGATTCGAAATAGCAGTATTTACACCCCCTGGCGGTTCAATGATTATGACAACAGCTTTGTCTGGCTTAAGGATTTTCCGCCAGGGAATTATGTGCTTAAAATACGCTTTTCAGCCCAACCACAGAATATCGATGAGTACCGATTTGACGTTCTGCCTGCCTGGTACCAAACAAACCTGTTCCGTATTTCAGTCGGTGTTTTTGTCGCTGCTTTATTGGGTGCTTGCTTATTCTTACTGTTGTTTATTGGGCAGCGCCGGAAAACACAACAGGAACAATTTGATAAGACCAGGTCACAACTCGAACTAAAGGCAATTTACGCACAGCTAAATCCTCATTTTGTTTTCAATGCGCTCAGCTCAATTCAGGGCCTCATTAATAAACAGGATATTAAAGGGGCCAATAGCTACCTGTCAGACTTTGCCCGGCTCCTGCGGGAATCGCTAAAACATAGCCATAAAGATGAACTATCGCTTCACGAAGAAATCCAGACGTTAGACACGTATCTGAAGCTGGAGCAACTACGGTTTGGCTTTCAGTACACAATCAATGTCGACACGACGATAAATGTGTATGAAACGAGTTTGCCGGTGCTGCTTCTACAGCCGTTGGTTGAAAATGCAGTAAAACACGGGGTAGCCTCACTACAGGAAAAGGGAGTTATCAACGTTACTATTAGCCGGGTTGATCACACCATGCTCGTTTCTATTACCGATAATGGCCAGGGCTATATGGAGGATAAATTAACCCCGGGCATGGGATTAAAGTTAACGCGTGACCGGATTCAGTTGTTAAATAGACTGCATCCCGACCAGCCGATTACCTATGCGATCAGTAATGCTTTACCATCGGGTATGCAACTTACGTTCACCTTTAAGCAGTGGTTTTTATGA
- the hisD gene encoding histidinol dehydrogenase, with translation MNIIPFPDRIEWPSLLARPVQSTQQIEAAVAPILAQVRRGGDAALVELAQKFDKVDLSEGGLEVPLSELDAAESQLSDELKAAIGQAYTNIRLFHERQKQPIEKVETMPGVMCWRKSVGIEKVGLYIPGGTAPLFSTVLMLGVPAQLAGCREVILCTPSNHPAIYFAAKLVGITKVFRIGGAQAIAAMAYGTESVPRVYKIFGPGNQYVTSAKMLVAKEGMAIDMPAGPSEVAVYADDSAIPSFVAADLLSQAEHGADSQVLLVSTSKQLVSMVNLALPTQLSKLPRRELAAKALENSKAILVETEADAIDLLNAYAAEHLILSVDNAEAVAEKIINAGSIFLGNYTPESAGDYASGTNHTLPTNGFARAYSGVSLDSFVKKITIQHITPAGLQLLGPVVEAMAEAESLDAHKRAVGIRLASLADLKPV, from the coding sequence ATGAACATCATTCCTTTTCCCGACCGTATTGAGTGGCCTTCGTTACTGGCTCGCCCGGTACAGTCGACACAACAGATTGAAGCGGCAGTAGCACCCATTCTGGCGCAGGTTCGCCGTGGGGGCGACGCGGCTTTAGTTGAGCTGGCGCAGAAATTTGATAAAGTCGATTTGTCGGAAGGCGGATTGGAAGTGCCCCTGTCGGAACTCGATGCCGCCGAAAGCCAACTGAGCGATGAGTTGAAGGCCGCAATAGGTCAGGCCTATACCAATATTCGTCTCTTTCACGAAAGGCAAAAACAGCCGATCGAGAAAGTGGAAACCATGCCGGGGGTGATGTGCTGGCGCAAAAGCGTGGGTATCGAAAAAGTGGGTTTGTACATTCCCGGCGGCACAGCCCCACTGTTTAGCACGGTGCTGATGTTGGGTGTTCCGGCTCAACTGGCGGGCTGCCGTGAGGTGATCTTATGTACGCCCAGCAACCACCCGGCCATTTATTTTGCCGCCAAACTGGTGGGTATCACAAAGGTGTTCCGCATTGGTGGAGCCCAGGCCATTGCCGCAATGGCCTACGGAACGGAATCGGTACCACGAGTTTATAAAATCTTCGGTCCTGGTAATCAGTATGTCACATCGGCAAAGATGCTGGTGGCGAAGGAAGGTATGGCTATCGACATGCCCGCCGGACCGAGCGAGGTTGCCGTGTATGCCGATGATTCAGCGATTCCGTCTTTCGTTGCTGCCGATTTACTCTCGCAGGCCGAACACGGTGCCGACAGCCAGGTGTTGCTGGTGTCGACCAGTAAGCAATTGGTGTCGATGGTTAATCTGGCGTTGCCAACCCAACTGAGCAAACTGCCCCGTCGCGAACTGGCTGCCAAAGCACTGGAAAACAGCAAGGCGATTCTGGTCGAAACGGAAGCCGATGCCATTGATCTGCTCAATGCCTACGCGGCTGAACACTTGATACTTAGTGTTGATAATGCCGAAGCTGTAGCCGAAAAAATTATAAACGCCGGCTCTATTTTTCTGGGTAACTACACTCCCGAATCGGCGGGGGACTATGCCTCGGGCACGAACCACACCCTACCGACAAACGGTTTTGCGCGGGCTTATAGTGGCGTCTCGCTGGATAGTTTCGTGAAAAAAATCACGATTCAGCACATCACACCCGCAGGTTTGCAGTTGCTTGGCCCCGTTGTAGAAGCAATGGCCGAAGCCGAATCGCTCGATGCCCACAAGCGGGCCGTGGGTATACGGCTGGCGAGTCTGGCAGACTTAAAACCGGTTTGA